Proteins encoded by one window of Methylovirgula ligni:
- a CDS encoding pyruvate dehydrogenase complex E1 component subunit beta, which yields MSVDILMPALSPTMEQGKLAKWLKKEGDSVRAGDILAEIETDKATMEVEAVDEGTLAKIIVPEGTENVAVNSPIAVIVAEGETFDGAAPRPTPSAVPREADAPAAFIAEAPPAVAVQPVPQEVEPAADVKTVKMTVREALRDAMAEEMRRDPSVFVMGEEVAEYQGAYKITQGLLEEFGARRVVDTPITEHAFAGIGVGAAMAGLKPIVEFMTFNFAMQAIDQIINSAAKTHYMSGGQMECPIVFRGPNGAAARVAAQHSQDYAAWYSHVPGLKVVVPYSAADAKGLLKSAIRDPNPVIFLENEILYGHSFEVPEGEDILVPIGVAKIARPGKDVTLVSFGIGMIYTLQAAETLAGEGIEAEVIDLRTIRPLDIETVLASVRKTGRAVTIEEGWPQSGVGSEISARIMEGAFDYLDAPVLRITGRDVPMPYAANLEKLALPNVAEVVAAAKAVCYR from the coding sequence ATGTCCGTCGACATTCTGATGCCGGCCCTGTCTCCGACGATGGAGCAGGGGAAGCTCGCCAAATGGCTGAAAAAGGAAGGCGATTCCGTCCGCGCGGGCGATATTCTCGCCGAGATCGAGACGGACAAGGCGACGATGGAGGTCGAGGCGGTCGACGAGGGCACGCTGGCCAAGATCATCGTCCCGGAAGGTACCGAGAATGTTGCGGTCAATTCGCCGATCGCGGTGATCGTTGCCGAGGGCGAGACTTTTGATGGCGCAGCGCCAAGGCCAACGCCTTCAGCTGTGCCGAGAGAGGCCGACGCGCCCGCGGCTTTTATCGCTGAAGCGCCCCCGGCCGTCGCCGTTCAACCTGTTCCGCAGGAGGTCGAACCCGCCGCGGACGTGAAGACCGTCAAGATGACCGTGCGCGAAGCGTTGCGCGACGCGATGGCGGAGGAGATGCGCCGCGACCCTAGCGTCTTCGTCATGGGCGAGGAGGTCGCCGAATATCAGGGCGCCTACAAGATCACCCAAGGATTGCTTGAGGAATTCGGCGCCAGGCGGGTCGTCGATACGCCGATCACCGAACATGCCTTCGCCGGCATTGGCGTCGGCGCGGCCATGGCGGGGCTGAAGCCCATCGTCGAATTTATGACCTTCAATTTCGCCATGCAGGCGATCGACCAGATCATCAACTCCGCTGCGAAGACGCATTACATGTCCGGCGGGCAGATGGAATGTCCCATCGTCTTCCGCGGTCCGAATGGCGCCGCCGCCCGCGTCGCCGCCCAGCACAGCCAGGATTACGCCGCCTGGTATTCGCATGTGCCGGGGCTGAAGGTTGTGGTGCCTTACAGCGCCGCCGATGCGAAGGGTCTGCTGAAGAGCGCCATCCGCGATCCGAACCCGGTGATCTTCCTCGAAAACGAAATCCTTTACGGCCATAGTTTCGAAGTGCCGGAGGGCGAAGACATTCTTGTGCCGATTGGCGTCGCGAAGATCGCGCGGCCCGGCAAGGACGTGACGCTCGTCTCCTTCGGCATCGGCATGATCTATACGTTGCAAGCGGCCGAGACGCTGGCAGGCGAGGGCATCGAGGCGGAGGTAATTGATCTGCGCACCATCCGGCCGCTCGATATCGAAACGGTGCTGGCCTCGGTGCGCAAGACCGGCCGCGCCGTCACGATCGAGGAAGGCTGGCCGCAAAGCGGCGTCGGCTCGGAGATTTCGGCGCGGATCATGGAAGGCGCCTTCGATTATCTCGATGCGCCAGTGCTGCGGATCACCGGCCGCGACGTGCCCATGCCCTACGCCGCCAATCTCGAAAAGCTGGCCTTGCCGAATGTCGCCGAGGTCGTCGCGGCGGCCAAAGCCGTCTGCTATCGTTAG
- the pdhA gene encoding pyruvate dehydrogenase (acetyl-transferring) E1 component subunit alpha, producing MAATSGSQGNGSAAADPAGLSHVSLPNAVLAQFTLDDELAAYREMLLIRRFEEKAGQMYGMGLIGGFCHLYIGQEAVIVGMTRAIKPGDQTITGYRDHAHMLACSIPPKAVMAELTGRAHGISKGKGGSMHMFSKEHHFYGGHGIVGAQVPLGTGLAFANQYNGSGNVSFTYFGDGAANQGQVYESFNMAELWKLPVVYVIENNRYAMGTSVKRASAMTDFSKRGLSFNIPGEQVDGMDVRAVAAAAAQAAQWCRDGNGPIILEMLTYRYRGHSMSDPAKYRTKEEVQKMRTESDPIEQSRDRLLNTYQASEAALKDIDAEVRALIAEAADFATHDPEPDPAELYTDVWK from the coding sequence ATGGCGGCGACATCCGGGAGCCAGGGAAACGGCTCGGCTGCGGCGGACCCGGCCGGCCTGAGCCACGTCAGCCTTCCCAATGCGGTGCTGGCACAATTCACCTTGGACGACGAACTCGCCGCTTATCGCGAGATGCTGCTGATCCGCCGTTTCGAGGAAAAGGCCGGCCAGATGTACGGCATGGGCCTCATCGGCGGTTTCTGCCACCTCTATATCGGACAGGAAGCCGTCATCGTCGGCATGACCCGCGCCATCAAGCCGGGCGACCAGACTATCACCGGCTATCGCGACCACGCCCATATGCTCGCCTGCAGCATCCCGCCGAAAGCCGTGATGGCCGAATTGACCGGCCGTGCCCACGGGATTTCCAAAGGCAAGGGCGGCTCGATGCATATGTTCTCGAAAGAACATCACTTTTACGGTGGGCACGGCATCGTTGGCGCGCAGGTCCCGCTTGGGACCGGCCTCGCCTTCGCCAATCAATACAATGGCAGCGGCAATGTCAGCTTCACCTATTTCGGCGATGGCGCCGCCAACCAGGGCCAGGTCTACGAGAGCTTCAACATGGCGGAGCTGTGGAAGCTGCCTGTCGTCTATGTGATCGAGAACAATCGCTATGCGATGGGTACTTCGGTCAAGCGCGCCTCGGCGATGACGGATTTTTCCAAACGCGGTCTCTCCTTCAATATTCCGGGCGAACAGGTCGACGGCATGGATGTGCGTGCCGTCGCCGCGGCCGCAGCGCAAGCCGCGCAATGGTGCCGCGACGGCAACGGCCCGATCATTCTCGAAATGCTGACCTATCGTTATCGCGGCCATTCCATGTCCGACCCCGCTAAATACCGGACGAAGGAAGAAGTGCAGAAAATGCGCACCGAGAGCGATCCGATCGAGCAGTCCCGCGACCGCCTGCTCAACACGTATCAGGCGAGCGAGGCCGCGTTGAAGGACATCGATGCCGAAGTGCGCGCTCTGATCGCCGAGGCGGCGGATTTCGCCACCCACGATCCTGAACCCGATCCCGCCGAGCTTTACACCGACGTTTGGAAATAG
- a CDS encoding FtsB family cell division protein — protein sequence MVVRRRLRAILFPLALYCLSGAAGSYFLWHAVNDERGLHANANYELQIKSLQTQVDEKEKERRAWERRIALLSGRAIDRDMLDEEARARLGRVDKDDLIVFLKPNADAPPASATP from the coding sequence ATGGTCGTTCGCCGTCGCCTTCGGGCTATTCTCTTTCCGCTCGCGCTTTATTGCCTGTCCGGTGCCGCCGGCAGCTATTTCCTTTGGCATGCCGTCAATGACGAACGCGGTCTGCACGCCAATGCAAATTATGAGCTTCAAATCAAAAGCTTGCAGACACAAGTTGATGAGAAAGAAAAAGAGCGGCGGGCGTGGGAACGGCGCATCGCGCTCTTGAGCGGCCGGGCCATCGATCGGGATATGCTCGATGAGGAGGCGCGTGCCCGGCTCGGCCGTGTCGACAAGGACGATCTTATCGTTTTCCTCAAGCCCAACGCTGACGCTCCGCCAGCCTCCGCGACGCCCTGA
- a CDS encoding putative bifunctional diguanylate cyclase/phosphodiesterase codes for MAADILRDSNCTTGSVEFDKPAGAAPLAAVEIHRSGAAIRAQLLQQLQKEILEAIATGWPLARIIVLLCQRAETLSPNAICSVLRVDAEANCLLPLAGPSLPDEIVKLTSHVAIAPNTGSCGTAAYRGEPVEVTDIASDPLWKDYKDLFLPHGLRACWSSPIKGRDGKVLGTFAFYYREPRGPDMLDRQIVAACINLCAIALEHDRAQSRILKLAYRDQQTDLPNRAAFQQRACEILEKLPASGGKSLAVHYIDLDDFKGVNDTLGHAVGDQLLSAVAARLRTVCQNGEFVARLGGDEFAVLQFPVAKLREIERLAQKLLSCFARPFEVEERTITTSASIGIARAPTDSNDFSNLLRRADVALYRAKGAGRARYCLFDEEMGRRMLARRAMEKDLRQALARGEITLHFQPIVDLATGRTICFEALARWYEPSRGLVPPSEFIPIAEEIGIIVEFGNWFLRRACREAARWPADIRIAVNLSPLQLSRADFIQQVEAALAESGLPPERLELEITESVPLVANQAMREVLCALKSRGISIALDDFGTGYSSLSYLRSFPFDRLKIDHSFVREIPGHGQTMAIVKAVLDLARSVNVRTTAEGIEIEPQRIWLQAQGCSEGQGYLFNRPMPAEKVAEFLAGECTISQRQPHVATPPRLKKSASA; via the coding sequence GTGGCAGCCGATATTTTGCGCGACAGCAATTGCACCACCGGATCGGTCGAGTTCGACAAACCGGCCGGCGCCGCGCCGCTCGCAGCGGTCGAAATTCACCGCTCCGGCGCCGCGATCCGCGCCCAATTGCTGCAGCAATTGCAGAAGGAAATCCTCGAAGCCATAGCGACCGGCTGGCCCTTGGCGCGCATCATCGTGTTGCTGTGCCAGCGTGCCGAAACACTCTCGCCCAACGCTATTTGCTCAGTGCTGAGGGTGGATGCAGAGGCAAATTGCCTGCTTCCGCTGGCCGGCCCGAGTCTTCCGGATGAAATTGTGAAATTGACCTCACACGTTGCCATAGCGCCCAACACCGGCTCTTGCGGCACGGCCGCTTATCGCGGCGAGCCGGTCGAAGTGACGGATATCGCCTCCGATCCGCTTTGGAAGGACTATAAAGACCTGTTCCTGCCTCACGGTCTGCGAGCCTGCTGGTCCAGTCCGATCAAGGGCCGCGACGGCAAGGTCCTGGGTACGTTCGCCTTCTATTACCGCGAACCGCGCGGGCCGGACATGCTCGATCGCCAGATCGTCGCGGCCTGCATCAATCTCTGTGCGATCGCCCTCGAACATGACCGCGCCCAATCGCGCATCCTGAAGCTCGCCTATCGCGATCAGCAGACGGACCTGCCGAACCGCGCAGCCTTTCAACAGCGCGCCTGCGAAATTCTCGAAAAGCTGCCCGCGTCCGGCGGGAAAAGCCTCGCTGTGCACTATATCGATCTCGACGATTTCAAGGGCGTCAACGACACGCTCGGTCACGCGGTCGGCGATCAATTGCTGAGCGCCGTCGCCGCGCGCCTGCGGACGGTTTGCCAGAACGGTGAATTCGTCGCCCGGCTCGGCGGCGATGAATTCGCGGTTCTGCAATTTCCCGTCGCGAAGCTCAGGGAGATCGAGCGGCTTGCGCAAAAGCTTCTGTCCTGTTTCGCGCGGCCGTTCGAGGTCGAAGAACGCACGATCACCACCTCGGCCAGTATCGGGATCGCGCGGGCACCGACCGATAGCAATGATTTCAGCAATCTTCTGCGCCGTGCCGACGTCGCGCTCTACCGCGCGAAGGGCGCGGGACGCGCCAGATATTGCCTGTTCGACGAAGAAATGGGCCGGCGCATGCTTGCGCGCCGCGCAATGGAAAAGGATCTGCGCCAAGCCCTCGCGCGGGGCGAGATCACGCTGCATTTCCAGCCGATTGTCGATCTCGCGACCGGCAGAACGATTTGCTTCGAAGCGCTCGCGCGCTGGTATGAGCCCTCGCGCGGCCTTGTCCCGCCAAGCGAATTTATCCCGATCGCCGAGGAAATCGGCATCATCGTCGAATTCGGAAATTGGTTCTTGCGCCGGGCCTGCCGCGAAGCCGCGCGCTGGCCCGCCGACATCAGGATCGCGGTGAACCTCTCGCCTCTGCAACTCAGCCGCGCCGACTTCATCCAGCAGGTCGAGGCGGCGCTAGCCGAAAGCGGTCTGCCGCCGGAAAGGCTGGAGCTCGAAATCACCGAGTCGGTGCCTCTGGTCGCCAACCAGGCGATGCGCGAAGTGCTGTGTGCCCTGAAAAGCCGCGGCATCAGCATCGCGCTCGACGATTTCGGCACCGGCTATTCATCGCTGTCCTACCTGCGTTCCTTCCCCTTCGATCGGCTGAAAATCGACCATTCCTTCGTGCGCGAAATTCCCGGACACGGACAGACGATGGCGATCGTCAAGGCGGTGCTCGATCTCGCCCGCAGCGTCAACGTCCGTACAACGGCGGAAGGCATCGAGATCGAGCCGCAACGGATCTGGCTGCAGGCGCAGGGCTGCTCCGAAGGACAGGGCTATCTCTTCAACCGGCCGATGCCGGCCGAGAAGGTTGCGGAGTTTCTCGCCGGGGAATGCACGATCAGCCAGCGGCAGCCGCACGTTGCGACTCCGCCGCGCCTGAAGAAAAGTGCTTCGGCCTAA
- the eno gene encoding phosphopyruvate hydratase, translating into MTAIVDIAGREILDSRGNPTVEVDVTLEDGSFGRAAVPSGASTGTHEAVELRDGDKSRFGGKGVLKAVESVDRDIFDALAGLDAEDQVAIDEALIALDGTPNKSRLGANAILGVSLAVAKAAADVSGLPLFRYVGGTQARVLPVPMMNILNGGVHADNPIDFQEFMIVPFAAPSLKEAVRWGAEVFQVLKSALKKAGLNTNVGDEGGFAPDLPSAEAALDFCLKAIEQAGFKPGEEIALGLDCAATEFFRDGAYRYEGEGKTRSSEEQAQYLAKLAGAYPIATIEDGASEEDWEGWKILTDLLGKKVQLVGDDIFVTNVERLGKGIAQGIANSILIKVNQIGTLTETLAAVDLAQRAGYTAVISHRSGETEDSTIADLAVATNAGQIKTGSLARSDRLAKYNQLIRIEEELGGQARYAGRAALKAWAG; encoded by the coding sequence ATGACCGCGATCGTCGATATTGCTGGCCGCGAAATTCTGGATAGCCGCGGCAATCCCACGGTCGAAGTTGACGTGACCCTGGAGGATGGTTCCTTCGGCCGCGCGGCGGTTCCCTCGGGCGCATCCACCGGCACGCATGAGGCGGTTGAACTGCGCGACGGCGACAAGTCGCGCTTCGGCGGCAAAGGCGTGCTGAAAGCGGTCGAATCCGTCGATCGCGATATTTTCGATGCTTTGGCCGGCCTCGACGCCGAGGATCAGGTGGCGATCGACGAAGCCTTGATTGCGCTCGACGGCACGCCGAACAAGTCGCGGCTCGGCGCCAATGCCATCCTCGGCGTTTCGCTGGCCGTCGCCAAGGCGGCGGCGGATGTCAGCGGACTGCCGCTGTTCCGTTACGTCGGCGGCACGCAGGCGCGCGTCCTGCCCGTGCCGATGATGAACATCCTCAACGGCGGCGTCCATGCCGACAATCCGATCGATTTCCAGGAATTCATGATCGTGCCCTTCGCCGCGCCGTCGCTGAAGGAAGCGGTGCGCTGGGGCGCCGAGGTCTTCCAGGTCTTGAAGAGCGCGCTGAAGAAGGCGGGCCTCAACACCAATGTCGGTGACGAAGGCGGCTTTGCCCCCGATCTGCCGTCGGCGGAAGCGGCACTCGATTTCTGCCTCAAGGCGATCGAGCAGGCGGGCTTCAAGCCGGGCGAGGAGATCGCCCTCGGCCTCGATTGCGCCGCGACTGAATTTTTCCGTGACGGTGCCTATCGCTACGAGGGTGAGGGCAAGACCCGCAGCAGCGAAGAGCAGGCGCAATATCTCGCCAAGCTCGCCGGCGCCTATCCGATCGCGACGATCGAGGACGGAGCGTCGGAAGAAGATTGGGAGGGCTGGAAAATTCTCACCGATCTTCTCGGCAAGAAGGTCCAGCTCGTCGGCGACGATATTTTCGTCACCAATGTCGAGCGTCTCGGCAAGGGCATCGCGCAAGGCATTGCCAATTCGATCCTCATCAAGGTCAACCAGATCGGCACGCTGACGGAAACGCTCGCCGCGGTCGATCTGGCGCAGCGCGCTGGCTATACCGCCGTCATCTCGCACCGCTCGGGCGAGACGGAGGATTCGACCATCGCCGATCTCGCCGTCGCGACCAATGCCGGGCAGATCAAGACCGGCTCGCTCGCGCGCTCCGACCGGCTCGCCAAATACAACCAATTGATCCGTATCGAGGAAGAGCTGGGCGGCCAGGCGCGCTATGCCGGCCGTGCCGCACTCAAGGCCTGGGCGGGTTAG
- a CDS encoding aldo/keto reductase → MEYRQLGASGFKVPVLSFGTGTFGGKGEFFAAWGSSDVKEATRLVDICLDAGLTLFDSADIYSAGAAEEVLGEAIKGRRDQVLISTKATFRSGQGPNDVGSSRFHLTQAIEGSLKRLKTDYIDLFQLHGFDALTPIEEVLSTLDDFIRAGKIRYIGCSNFSGWHLMKSLAIADRYNLPRHVAHQAYYSLIGREYEWELMPLGLDQKVGALVWSPLGWGRLTGKIRRGQPLPETSRLHKTADIGPQVDNEYLYKVVDALDEVARETGKSVPQIALNWLLQRPTVASVIIGARNEEQLKQNLGAVGWSLTPEQVKKLDAASERVLTYPYWHQRSFPERNPPPV, encoded by the coding sequence ATGGAATATCGGCAGCTAGGCGCCTCGGGATTCAAGGTTCCGGTTCTGAGCTTCGGTACTGGCACGTTCGGCGGCAAGGGCGAGTTCTTCGCCGCGTGGGGATCGAGTGACGTCAAGGAAGCGACACGGCTCGTCGACATCTGTCTCGATGCCGGCCTGACGCTTTTTGACAGTGCCGACATCTATTCCGCCGGCGCGGCGGAGGAGGTGTTAGGCGAGGCCATCAAGGGCCGCCGCGATCAGGTGCTGATCTCGACCAAAGCCACGTTCCGTTCAGGACAGGGGCCGAACGACGTCGGCTCCTCGCGCTTTCATCTTACGCAGGCGATCGAAGGCTCGCTGAAGCGACTCAAGACCGATTACATCGATCTTTTCCAGTTGCACGGCTTCGATGCTCTGACGCCGATCGAGGAAGTGCTCTCGACGCTCGACGATTTCATCCGCGCCGGCAAGATCCGCTATATCGGCTGCTCGAATTTCTCCGGCTGGCATCTGATGAAATCGCTGGCCATCGCCGATCGTTACAATCTGCCGCGGCATGTCGCGCACCAGGCCTATTATTCTTTGATCGGCCGCGAATATGAATGGGAACTGATGCCGCTCGGCCTCGATCAGAAGGTCGGTGCCTTGGTGTGGAGTCCGCTCGGCTGGGGACGGCTCACGGGGAAAATCCGCCGCGGCCAGCCGTTGCCGGAAACAAGCCGGCTGCACAAGACCGCCGACATCGGGCCGCAGGTCGATAACGAATATCTTTACAAGGTGGTCGATGCGCTGGACGAGGTCGCGAGGGAGACAGGCAAAAGCGTGCCGCAGATCGCCCTGAACTGGCTGCTGCAGCGCCCGACGGTCGCGAGCGTCATCATCGGCGCCCGCAACGAGGAGCAGTTGAAGCAGAACCTTGGCGCTGTCGGCTGGTCGCTCACCCCGGAACAGGTTAAGAAGCTCGATGCCGCCAGCGAACGGGTGCTGACCTATCCTTACTGGCATCAACGCAGCTTCCCGGAACGCAACCCGCCGCCTGTCTAA
- a CDS encoding tautomerase family protein: MPLVRVDLPRGKPADYKQTIGDVIYAAMRTTINVPEGDRFQIFAEHAPEDLFIDPNYLNIARSPEALIIQITLNEGRTTEQKRAFYRAIADGLHDKIGLRREDVFINLVEVKKENWSFGNGEAPYA, translated from the coding sequence ATGCCTCTCGTTCGGGTCGATCTGCCGCGCGGCAAACCCGCCGACTATAAGCAAACCATCGGCGATGTGATTTATGCCGCGATGCGCACCACGATCAACGTGCCGGAAGGCGACCGCTTCCAGATTTTCGCCGAGCATGCGCCGGAAGATCTGTTCATCGATCCGAATTATCTCAATATCGCGCGCTCGCCCGAGGCGCTCATCATCCAGATCACGCTCAACGAGGGCCGTACCACCGAGCAAAAGCGTGCCTTCTACAGGGCAATCGCGGACGGCCTTCACGACAAGATCGGCCTGCGGCGCGAAGACGTCTTCATCAATCTCGTAGAAGTGAAGAAAGAGAACTGGTCATTCGGCAACGGCGAAGCCCCATATGCGTGA
- a CDS encoding ketopantoate reductase family protein, translating into MRILVIGAGALGGYFGGRLLAAGRDVTFLVRPRRAAQLAARGLEIVSLKGGLQIANPPTVTADKIASHYDLILLSCKAFDLTDAIKSFAPAVGPETMILPVLNGLLHLDILASHFGAEHVLGGWSKISATLDDDGRVHHLSSFHAISFGEQDGTNTASVEAVAETLGRSDFDARLSDHILAEMWNKWVFIAAAASLGSLLRAQVGDIVAAGAESYGTALLEECAAIAARHNFPQDAQGMQFGEKMLSEAGSEFKPSMLRDIERGQRTEAHHIVSDLLRRRGDLSTPILQIADAHLKVYEVRRARESGA; encoded by the coding sequence ATGCGGATTCTTGTAATCGGTGCCGGCGCGCTCGGTGGCTATTTCGGCGGGCGGCTTCTGGCGGCAGGCCGGGATGTCACTTTTCTCGTCCGGCCGCGCCGGGCCGCGCAGCTTGCCGCGCGCGGCCTTGAGATCGTCAGCCTCAAGGGTGGCTTGCAGATTGCCAATCCGCCGACGGTGACCGCCGACAAGATCGCGAGCCATTACGATCTCATTCTTCTGAGCTGCAAGGCCTTCGATCTCACCGATGCGATCAAGTCCTTCGCGCCCGCGGTTGGCCCGGAAACAATGATCCTGCCGGTGCTGAACGGCCTGCTGCATCTCGACATTCTGGCCTCGCATTTCGGCGCCGAGCATGTGCTTGGCGGATGGAGCAAGATTTCTGCGACGCTCGATGACGATGGCCGCGTGCATCACCTCAGCAGCTTCCATGCGATCAGCTTCGGCGAACAAGACGGAACAAACACCGCGAGCGTCGAAGCCGTGGCCGAGACCCTCGGCCGTAGCGACTTCGATGCCCGGCTGAGCGACCATATCCTTGCGGAAATGTGGAACAAATGGGTTTTCATCGCCGCGGCCGCGAGCCTCGGTAGCCTGTTGCGCGCGCAGGTCGGCGACATCGTTGCCGCAGGCGCGGAAAGCTACGGGACGGCGCTCCTGGAGGAATGCGCGGCGATCGCGGCGCGTCACAATTTTCCGCAGGACGCTCAGGGCATGCAATTCGGCGAAAAGATGCTGTCCGAGGCCGGCTCCGAGTTCAAGCCGTCGATGCTGCGCGACATCGAGCGCGGCCAGCGCACCGAGGCGCATCATATCGTCAGCGATCTGCTGCGCCGGCGCGGCGATCTGTCGACTCCCATCTTGCAGATCGCTGACGCGCATCTCAAGGTCTACGAAGTACGCCGGGCCCGCGAAAGCGGCGCCTGA
- a CDS encoding MarR family winged helix-turn-helix transcriptional regulator — protein MPPDSDVASLCNCLAVRQAARRVTQFYDRYLASSALRTTQFSILSWLSRAGPMSIHALAQAMVMDRTTLGRNILPLEREGLIAIRQSAEDRRSKLLHVTPDGSARLKQANAGWKQAQSAFEGAFGVERAASLRAVLHEVAALDLD, from the coding sequence ATGCCGCCCGACAGCGACGTGGCGAGCCTGTGCAATTGCCTGGCGGTGCGTCAGGCTGCCCGCCGGGTCACCCAATTTTATGACAGGTACCTCGCGTCGTCGGCGTTGCGGACGACGCAATTCTCGATCCTGAGCTGGCTCAGCCGCGCCGGGCCGATGAGCATCCATGCCCTGGCCCAAGCGATGGTGATGGACCGCACGACGCTCGGCCGCAATATCCTGCCGCTCGAGCGCGAGGGGCTGATCGCTATCCGTCAAAGCGCCGAGGACCGGCGCAGCAAGCTGTTGCATGTCACGCCCGACGGGTCGGCGCGGCTGAAGCAAGCCAATGCCGGATGGAAACAGGCTCAGAGCGCTTTCGAGGGGGCTTTCGGCGTCGAGCGCGCCGCCTCGCTACGGGCCGTCCTGCACGAGGTCGCGGCCCTCGATCTGGATTAA
- the queF gene encoding preQ(1) synthase: MSKKPIAAPLLGRQAALPASPDEAKLDRVPNPHPDADYIARFTAPEFTSLCPVTGQPDFAHLVIDYVPDRWLVESKSLKLYLGAFRNHGAFHEDCTIRVGKDLIALLKPRWLRIGGYFYPRGGIPIDVFWQSGKVPAGVWVPDQGVAPYRGRG, from the coding sequence ATGAGCAAAAAACCCATTGCCGCGCCATTGCTCGGCCGTCAGGCCGCCCTGCCCGCTTCCCCCGATGAAGCCAAGCTCGACCGCGTGCCGAACCCACATCCGGACGCGGATTACATCGCCCGTTTCACGGCGCCGGAATTCACCTCGCTCTGCCCGGTGACGGGCCAGCCGGATTTTGCCCATCTCGTCATCGATTACGTGCCGGATCGCTGGCTCGTCGAATCGAAGTCGCTGAAGCTTTATCTCGGCGCTTTCCGCAATCACGGCGCCTTCCACGAGGATTGCACGATCCGGGTCGGCAAAGACCTGATCGCGCTGCTCAAGCCGCGCTGGCTGCGCATCGGCGGCTATTTCTATCCGCGCGGCGGCATTCCCATCGATGTCTTCTGGCAGAGCGGCAAGGTGCCGGCGGGCGTCTGGGTGCCCGATCAGGGAGTCGCGCCCTATCGCGGGCGCGGATAG